GGCCACTGGCTCCCTCGGGCAGGGACTTCCCATAGGCGTGGGCCTGGGAATGACCATCAGCGCGCTGGACAACCTCGACAACCGGGTGTGGGTGTTGTGCGGCGACAGCGAGATGGCCGAAGGCTCGATCTGGGAAGCGTTCGAACACGCCGCCCACTACCGGCTGGACAACGTGACCGCGCTCATCGACGTCAACCGCCTCGGGCAGACCGGGGAAACCATGCACGGTTGGGAGCTGAGCGCCTACTCGGCCAGGGCGCGCGCCATCGGTTGGCACGCCATCGAGGTGGACGGGCACGATCCCTCCGCGATCGAGGAGGCGTTCAACGAGGCCGAGTCCACCACGGGGCGTCCGACGGCCATCGTGGCCCGCACGCTCAAGGGCAAGGGCGTGAGCGAGGTCGAGGACCGCACCGGTAAGCACGGCAAGCCACTCGAGGACTCGGAGGCGGCCATCTCCGAGCTCGGCGGGTACCGCGACCTCGACGTCAAGGTCTCCGCTCCCGAGGGCGGCAAGCGGCCGCGGCGCTTCGACAGCGCAGCGGCCGAGCTCCCGAGCTACGAGCTCGGCTCCTCCGTGGCCACCCGCAAGGCCTACGGTCAAGGCCTGCGCGCTCTGGGCACCCGGCGCGGTGACGTGGTCGCCATGGACGGCGAGGTGTCCAACTCCACCCACTCGGAGCAGTTCCGCGAGGGCCACCCCGAGCGCTACTTCGAGATGTACATCGCCGAGCAGCAGATGCTGGCGACCGCGGTGGGGATGCAGGTGCGGGGCTGGACGCCGTTCTCCTCCACCTTCGCCGCGTTCCTGACCCGCGCCTACGACTTCATCAGGATGGCGGCCGTCAGCCGGGCCGACCTGTGCCTGATGGGCTCGCACGCCGGGGTCGCGATCGGCGAGGACGGCCCCTCCCAGATGGCGCTGGAGGACCTGGCCGCCATGCGCGCGGTGCACGGCAGCACCGTGCTGTACCCGTGCGACGGGAACCAGGCGGCTCAACTGCTGGAGCCGATGGCCGACCGGAGCGGGATCTGCTACATGCGCACCAGTCGCGGTGCCTCCCCCGTGATCTACGGACCCGAGGAGCAGTTCCCCGTCGGGGGGTCCAAGACGGTCCGCGACGGGGACCACGTGACGCTCGTCGGCGCGGGCGTGACCCTCCACGAGGCGCTGGCCGCCGCCGACCGGCTCGCCGAGGAGGGCATCCGGGCGCGGGTCGTCGACCTCTACTCGATCAAACCGATCGACTCGGAGACGTTGCGCTCCGCGGCGAACCAGACGGCCGGGCTGATCACGGTCGAGGACCACTGGCCCGAGGGAGGCCTCGGGGACGCGGTGCTGGCCGCGCTCGCCGACACCGGAACGACCGCCCCGGTGCGCAAGCTCGCCGTGTCGGTCATGCCCGGTTCCGGCAAACCGGCCGAACTGCTCGGACAGGCCGGGATCGACGCCACGGCCATCGCCGAAGCCGCCCGCGGGCTCGTACGTTGAGCCACCTCGCCTAGAGCGCGGTGCCCCAGCTCGATCGACCTGGCGGTCCCTTCCGCGGCGGTGCCGGCTGCTCGGCCCCTGCTCCGGCCCCCGGCACCGCCGCGCCACGCCGAGATCGCCCTGGCCCACCAGGACGGCGACAATGGGCGAGAATGCCCTCGCAACAAGGGCCAGCAGGTCGGTCGAAAGGCTGAACAGGAACGTGACGACGTCGATTCACCAAAGGATCGCCGAGGAGCTCGGTGCACGCGCGGAACAGGTGGCAGCTGCCGTGCAGCTGCTCGACGACGGGGCCACGGTCCCCTTCGTCGCCCGGTACCGCAAGGAGGTCACCGGCGCGCTCGACGACACACAGCTGCGCACGCTGGAGCAGCGACTGCGTTACCTGCGCGAGCTGGAGCAGCGGCGCACCACGATCCTCGAGGAGATCCGCAAGCAGGGCAAGCTCGACGACGAGCTGCACGCCCGGATCTCCGCCGCCGACTCCAAGGCGCGGCTGGAGGATCTGTACCTGCCGTTCAAACCCAAGCGCCGCACCAAGGCGCAGGTGGCGCGGGAAGCGGGGCTGGAGCCGCTCGCCGACGCGCTGCTCACCGACCCGCAGCAGGACCCGCAGACCGTGGCAGCGGACTACGTCGACTCCGAGAACGGGATCGCCGACGCCAACGCCGCGCTGACCGGGGCCCGTTCGATCCTGGTCGAGCGATTCGCCGAGGACGGCGACCTGATCGGCGAGCTGCGCGAGCGGGCCTGGGGGCGCGGGCTGCTCTCCTCCAAGGTCCGGGAGGGCGCCGAGAACAGCGGGGCGAAGTTCGCGGACTACTTCGATTTCGCCGAACCCCTGCGCACACTTCCCTCCCACCGGGTGCTGGCGCTGTTCCGCGGGGAGAAGGAGGAGATCCTCGAACTGTCCCTGGACCCGGATCCGGAGCACGAGCCCGCGCAAGGGCCCGGTGACTACGAGGCGGCCATAGCTGCCAGGTTCGGCATCAGCGACGCGGGGCGTCCGGCCGATGCCTGGCTGCGCGAGACGGTTCGCTGGGCCTGGCGCACCCGGATCATGGTCCACATCGACCTCGACCTGCGCGGCAGGCTGCGCCAGCAGGCCGAGGACGAGGCGGTCCGGATCTTCGCGGGCAATCTCCGCGACCTGCTGCTGGCCGCTCCGGCAGGCCCACGTCCCACGATCGGGCTCGATCCCGGCTACCGCACCGGTGTGAAGGTCGCGGTGGTGGACGGGACCGGCAAGCTGGTGGAAACGGCCACCATCCACCCGCACGAGCCGCAGCGGCGCTGGGACGAAGCCGTGACAACCCTGCAGCGGCTGGTCGATCAGCACCAGGCCCGGCTCATCGCCGTCGGCAACGGGACCGCTTCCAGGGAGACCGACGAGCTGGCGGCGCAAGTGGTGGCCTCCCGCGAGAACACGACCAAGGTGTCGGTCTCCGAGTCCGGTGCCTCGGTCTACTCCGCCTCGGCCTACGCCTCCAGGGAGCTTCCCGAGGTGGACGTCTCGCTGCGCGGGGCCGCCTCGATCGCCCGCAGGCTCCAGGACCCGCTGGCCGAGCTGGTCAAGATCGAGCCGAAGTCCATCGGTGTGGGCCAGTACCAGCACGACGTGTCCGAGTCGAAGCTCTCGCAGTCCCTGGACGCCGTGGTCGAGGACTGCGTCAACGCGGTCGGCGTGGACGTCAACACCGCATCGGCCCCGCTGCTGACCAGGGTTTCCGGGATCAACGCCGGGCTGGCCGAGAACATCGTCGGGCACCGCGAGGCGCACGGCCCCTTCAGTTCCAGGCAGGGGCTCAAGCAGGTGTCCCGGCTGGGCCCGAAGGCGTTCGAGCAGTGCGCGGGCTTCCTGCGCATCACCAACGGGGACGACCCGCTGGACTCCTCCAGCGTCCACCCGGAGAGCTATCCCGTGGTGCACCGCATCGTCGATTCCACCGGCGGTTCGCTGACCGAGATCATCGGCAACACGCGGCTGCTGCGCGGGCTGCGCCCCGCCGATTTCGCGGACGACTCCTTCGGGCTCCCCACGGTCACCGACATCATCTCCGAGCTGGAAAAGCCCGGCCGCGACCCGCGCCCCGAGTTCCGCACCGCCCGGTTCGCGGAAGGGGTGCACTCGCTGAACGACCTGAAGCCGGGCATGGTGCTGGAGGGCGCGGTCACCAACGTGGCCGCCTTCGGAGCCTTCGTCGACGTGGGGGTGCACCAGGACGGCCTGGTCCACGTCTCGGCCATGTCGAAGTCCTTCGTCGAGGATCCGCGCGAGGTCGCCAAACCCGGTGACGTGGTGCGCGTCAAGGTCCGGGAGGTGGACGTGGAGCGCAAGCGCATCTCCCTGACCATGCGGCTGGAGGACGAGGTCGCCGCCGGAGGCGGCGACAACGGCGCGAGCTCCGACGGCGATTCGGCCTCCGGTCGGGGATCACGTCCGCGCCGGGAGAACGGCAACGGCGCAGGCGGTGGGACCGGCAAGAACGGCAGGAGCGGAAAGGGCGGCAAGCAGGGCAAGCAGCGGGACGGCAAGCCCGCGGGGGGCCGGCAGGGCGCCCTGGCAGACGCCCTGCGGCGCGCGGGTTACGACGCGGGGTCCTGACCACCGGCCGCCTGGCCGGGGCGGAACCCGTAACCGCTGATCCTGGTGAACGGCCACTGGTGCACCGGACGGGCGAGCAGCTCTCCGGGAGGGTCGGCGAGCTCTTCCGGTGCACCGTCGAAGTGGGCGAGCACGACCACCCGGTCCTGCCCCCCGCGGTAGACGGCCGCGTCGCGGCACGAGCCGTGCTCGCTCATCTCGGCCAGGGTGCTGTCCGCCCACGCGAGCAGTTCCTCCTGCCTGCCCTCCGCGGCGCGGGCCTCCCACATGAGGGCCTCCGTCACGACGTCACCCCCTTCGCATCGGCGCGCAGCTCCGGTATCGCGGGCACCTGCGGAGCGTTGTCGATGTCGGCCCTGCTCATCCGGAACCGCTCGGGGTAGGCCTGCCTGGTGCTGCGCCGCGCCGGTTCACTGGTGCGCCAGGTGTACAGGCACAGGTCGCAGCGCAGCACCTTCCACGCCCCGGGCACGGGCGAGGTCGCGAGTTCGCTGATGTTCTCGTCGGCACAACGTGGGCACATCGTCTGCTGCCTCCGGTTTCCTCGTTCGGTGTGGTTCAGCGGTTCTCGTTGGCTCGTTCGGCGATCATCGACGACAGCTTGTCGATCCAGGCACCGGTTTCCGGGAGGTCCGTGACCGGCTGGCCGTAGCGGCCGCGGTCGTCCGGTGCCACGGGGGTGGTCGCGTCGATGACGAGCTTGTTGGTGACCCCGGGCGGCTGCGAGCCCGGGTCCAGTTCCAGCACCGACATGTTCGGCAGGTTGACCAGATCGGAAGCCGCGTTGACCTTGGTGGACAGCGCCCACATGACCTGGGGCAGGTTGAAGGGATCGACGTCCTCGTCGACGACGATGACCATCTTGCAGTAGCCGAGCCCGTGCGGGGTGGTCATGGTGCGCAGGCCGACCGAGCGGGCGAAACCGCCGTAGCGTTTCCTGGTGGACACGATCGCCAGCAGCCCGTGGGTGTACATCGCGTTGACGGCCTGCACCTCGGGGAAGTCGGCCCGCAGCTGCTGGTAGAGCGGCACGCAGGTGGCGGGGCCGATCAGGTAGTCGACCTCGGTCCACGGCATGCCGAGGTACAGCGACTCGAAGACCGGGGAGGTGCGGTAGGAGATCCGGTCCACGCGCAGCACCGTCATGCTGCGCCCGCCCGAGTAGTGTCCGGTGAACTCGCCGAACGGTCCCTCGATCTCGCGTTGGCGCCCCTCGATGACCCCTTCGAGCACGACTTCGCTGCCCCACGGGACGTCGAGCCCGGTCAGCGGGGCCTTCGTGATCGGTTCCGGGCTCCCGCGCAGCGCGCCGGCCATCTCGTACTCGGACTGCTCGTACCCGAGCGGGGTTCCGGCAACGACGGAGATCACCGGCTCGTTGCCCAGGGTGACCGCGACCGGAAGGTCCTCCCCGCGTTGTTCCGCCGCGTTGAGGTGCAGCGCGATGTCGTGCATCGGGACCGGCTGGAGTCCGAGGCGGTTGGTTCCCTTGACCTCCATCCGGTAGGTACCGACGTTCTGCTTGTCGAAGTTCTCGGGATCATCCGGGTCGCGGGAAACGACCGCGGCCTTGTCCAGGTAGAAGCCCCCGTCCCCGTCGTTGAGCCGGAACAGCGGCAGCACGTCGAACAGGTTCACGTCCGAGCTGCTGACGGAGTTCTCGGCCCACGGGGGGTCGTCCCTGCGCTCGACGGGGGCGGGGAAGTTCTCCCAACGCCGGATGAACTCCTCCACCTGCCCCCTGGTCGAGGTGTTGGGCGGCAGGTCGAACGCGATCGCGTGGTTGGCCCACGAACCGTGCGCGTTCAGCGCGATCCGGGGGTGTTCGAATCCGGTGACGTTGTCGAAGTACAGCGCCGGGGCCTGCTCCCCGAGTCGGTTGGCCGCGTTGGCCGCGGCCCCCAGGTCGGGCTCCGGGTCGACCTGCTCCTCGACGTGCAGCAGCTGTCCCTGCTGGTCGAGGGCATCGAGGTAGGAACGCAGATCGTCGTAGGGCATGTGGCGTTCTCCTGACGTACGAGCGGTGGGGTGGGGTCACGAATCCGTTCGACGCGCGGCGTTGAGCCCTTGCCAACGTCCGGCCGAGGAGCTCGACAGGCCGAACTGGTCGAGCACCCGGTTCACGACGTGGTCGACCACGTCGCCGACGACTTCCGGGTTGTTGTAGAAGGCGGGCATCGGCGGCACCAGCACGGCTCCCATGCGGGCCAGCGCGAGCATGTTCTCCAGGTGGATCTCGTTGAGCGGGGTCTCCCTGGGAACGAGGACGAGCTTGCGGTGCTCCTTGAGGGTGACGTCGGCGGCCCTACCGATGAGTCCGTCGGCGTAGCCGGTGCGTATCCCGGCGACCGTCTTCATGCTGCAGGGCAGAATCACCATGCCGTCGGTGTGAAACGATCCGGAGGAGATCGTGGCCGCCTGGTCACCGGGTCCGTGGACCTCGTCGGCCAGTTTGGTGAACTCCCGCGCTCCGTACCCGGTCTCCAGCTCGATCGTGGTTCTGGCCCACCTGCTGAGCACCAGATGCGTGTGCACGTCCGGATCGCCGCGCAGCGCCTCGAGCAGCCCCGCGGCCAATGGAGCCCCGGTGGCTCCCGTGACTCCCACCACCAACCGCATTGTCACTCCAAAAATCGTTCGTGGACGAACGTTCGTGTACATACTAGCACTGGACCGGGCAGGAACGCACGGGGTCACCTCCCGGTTCCGCGCAGCTGCCGCCCCGCTGCTGCCCCACCGAGCCGGCGACCGCCCCGAAGGCCGGACCCGCGCGGAGCGGCCACGCTGTCCGGCCTCGCACCGGGGACAATGGAAAACTCCGACAGGAGAGCGCGGGTTGCTCCGCTCGGGAGGTGGGTGCGCGCGTGGGGAACTCCGGCGGTGCCGGGTGCGCAGGCGGGTGGAGGCGACTTCGCCGCTCGTCCGCTCGTCCTGCGACCGCCCCGACCGAGCGGGTACCCGCCCGATCCGCGCGGGCTCTAAGATGCACGGGCCCCAACGACGACCGACTGCGAGAGAACACAGTGGAACTGGACGCGGCCGTCTTCCACCTGCTGCGCCGCACGCTGCAGGAGCACAACGCCAACTGGCAGGCGCAAATCCCCGAACTGACCAAACCGCAGTACGCGGTGCTGCGCGCGGTGGACGAGCACCCCGGCATCGAGCAGGCCGCCGTCGGCCAGCAGGCGGCCATCGACAAGGCCACCCTGGCCTCGCTGCTGCCGAGGCTCGAGCAGCGCGGACTGCTGTCCCGCGCCGTGGACAGCGGCGACCGCAGGCGACGCCTGCTGCACCTGACCGAGCGGGGACGGGAGGTCCTGCTGCGGGCGGATTCGGTCGCCGAGTCCGTCAACGGAGCCATGCTTGCCCGCCTGTCCGAGGCGGAGCGCGAACAGCTGCGCCACCTGCTGCGGAAACTGGCCGACGAGCAGGGCGGCTCCACCACCCCGGATCAGCAGGAGGCCCCGCCGTATTGACCCCCGGAAAAATATTGACTTCCAGTGAACTTCAAGTCATTTGATCGAACGACACCGATCCCACCACGCAGAAAGGTGCCGGCATGGACAACGGAGTGAGCTGGGCGACGATGCGGTCGCTGACCAGGGACAGTTCGGTCACCCGACAACGGCTCCCTCCCGGCCTGGCGAAACGGATACTGGCCTACGCGCGGCCCTACCTCGGCGTGATCGTGCCCTTCCTGCTCATGGTCGCGGCCACGGCCGCGCTCGGGGTGGTCACTCCCCTGCTGTTCAAGGCGATCATCGACCGCGGGGTCGTGCCGGGGCGCATGGGGGTGGTTCTCTGGCTCGCCGTGGCGGTGGCCGGGGTGGCCCTCGTCGAGGCGGTGCTGACCCTGCTGCAGCGCTGGTACTCCTCCCGCCTGGGTGAGGGACTGATCTACGAGCTGCGCCGCGACGTGTTCGACCACGTGCAGCGGATGCCGCTGGCGTTCTTCGTCCGCGCCCAGACCGGGGCGTTGACCAGCAGGCTCAACAGCGACGTCATCGGGGCGCAGCGCGCCCTGACCAGCACGCTGTCCTCCGTGGTGTCCAACGTGCTGAGCCTGGTGCTGGTCCTGGCCGCGATGTTCGCGCTGTCCTGGAAGATCACGCTGATCGCGCTGGCCCTGGTCCCGCTGTTCCTGTTCCCGGTCCGCTGGATCGGCAGGAAGCTGCAGCGCGTCACCCGCGAGCAGATGGCCGTGGACGCGGAGATGAGTTCGCTGATGACCGAGCGCTTCGGGGTCGGCGGCGCCATGCTGACCAAGCTCTACGGCAGGGCCGACGAGGAGACCGCCCAGTTCGCGGGCAAGGCCGCGCGGGTGCGGGATCTCGGCGTGCTGTCGGCCATGTACAGCCGGGTCTTCTTCGTGGGGCTGACGCTGCTGGCCGCGCTGGCCACCGCGGTGGCCTACGGCCTCGGCGGCACGCTGGTGATAAGCGGCTCGCTGCAGCTGGGCACCCTGGTGGCGCTGACCTCGCTGCTCACCCGCCTGTACGGTCCGCTGACCTCGCTGTCCAACGTCCACGTCGACGTGATGACGGCCCTGGTCAGCTTCCACCGGGTGTTCGAGGTGCTGGACCTGGAGCCGATGATCCGCGAGCGGGAGGACGCCGTCGAGCTCCCCGCCGGGACGAACAGCCTGGAGTTCGACTCGGTCTCGTTCCACTACCCCGGTTCCGACGAGGTCTCGCTGGCCTCGCTGGAATCGGTGGCGCGCCAGGAGAGCACGCCCGCGCACCAGGTCCTGCACGACGTCTCCTTCCGCGCCGATCCGGGGGAGATGATCGCGCTGGTCGGGCACTCCGGAGCGGGCAAGACCACGATCGCCCAGCTGGCGGGCAGGTTGTACGAGGTGGACTCGGGAAGCGTCCGCGTCGGCGGGTACGACGTCCGGGACGTCACCCTGGCCTCGCTGTACTCCACCATCGGCGTGGTCACCCAGGAAGCGCACCTGTTCCACGACACGATCCGCGCCAACCTCGCCTACGCGCGCCCCTCCGCCACCGACGCGGAACTCCTCGACGCGCTGCGCACCGCCCAGCTCGAGGAGCTGCTCACCGAACTGCCCGACGGGTTGGACACCGTCGTCGGCGACCGGGGATACCGCCTCTCCGGCGGGGAGAAGCAGCGCATCGCCATCGCGAGGCTGCTGCTCAAGCAACCGCCCGTCGTCGTGCTGGACGAGGCCACCGCGCACCTGGACTCGGAGTCCGAGGCCGCCGTGCAGCGGGCGCTGCGCGGGGCGCTGCACGGGCGCACCTCGCTGGTGATCGCCCACCGGCTGGCCACCATCCGCCGGGCCGACCGCATCCTGGTGATCTCGGAGGGGCGCATCGCCGAGCAGGGAACCCACACCGAGCTGCTGGAGCAGGACGGGCACTACGCCGAGCTGTACCGGACCCAGTTCGCGGACGGCGCGGAGTCCCGCGCCTCGGCAGCGGTGGACGGGGCCGGGCCGGGGCAGGTGGAGCCTGCCGAGCACTCCGGACTCGTCGAGAGCGGGGACGGCGGGCAAGCGGCGCGGCGGGGCTGACGCCCGTGCCCGCGCGGCCGGAGTCGAAGTCGAAGGCGCACCGCTTGACTCCGGCCGGAAAACTCGCCCACTCCGCGGCGGCCACCCGCGCCGCCGAGGTCTTCGCCCTGACCGGGGAAACACGTCTGATGTGGACCTGGAGCTCCTTGACCGGACCTCACCGGGAACTGGTTCCGGCCGGGAGCCTCACCGCGCGCTGCTGCCCGCCTGCGGAGCCACCCGCAGATCGGCCTCGATCCGAGCAGCCGTCTCCAGCAGCGGCGGGAGGAGCTGCTCGCGCGCCTGCTCGGGACCGGTCCTGCTGGCGTGCGAGGAGACGTTCACAGCCGCGACCACCCGGTCGGAGCGGTCCCGGACGGGGGCGGCCACCGAGCGCAGCCCCGCCTCCAGTTCCTGGTCGACGATCGCCCAGCCCTGGGAGCGGATGCGCTCCAGTTCGCGGCGCAGCTCCCCCGCGCTGGTCACGGTCTGGGGGGCCAACGGCTCCGGGCGCACGCGCTCCAGGTACTCAGCCAGCGTCTCCTCGTCGAGGCCGGCCAGCAGCACCCGCCCCATCGAGGTGGCGTAGGCCGGAAAGCGGGTGCCGATGTTGATGGTCACGGTCATGATCCGCGAAGTCGGCACCCGCGCCACGTAGACGATCTCGTCCCCGTCGAGCACCGACACCGACACCGACTCGTGCACCTGGGCGGTCAACCGCTCCAGGTGGGGTTGGGCGATCTCCGGCAGGGACAGGCTGGACAGGTAGGAGAACCCGAGTTCGAGCACCCTGGGGGTCAGCGCGAACAGCCGACCGTCGGTCCAGACGTAGCCGAGCTGCACGAGGGTGTGCAGGAAGCGACGCGTGGAGGCGCGGGAGAGGCCGGTGGTGCGGGCGACCTCGCTGAGGGTCATCTCCGGGCGCGTCTCGTCGAAGGCGCGGATCACCATGAGCCCGCGGGCCAAGGACTGCACCGGCCCCACTCCGGAGTCGGCCTCCGGCTCCATCACGCCACCCCCTCGTGGATCTCAAGCACCGCTCTGCTCGTCCTCTTCGGACAGTATTCGGTCGGCGAGCGCGAAGGCGCTGTTGGCCTTGGGCACACCGGCGTAGACGGCCACGTGCATCAGAACCTGCCTGATCGTCCCCGCGGCGACCCCGTTGCGGCGAGCCGCCCGAACGTGCATCGCGAGCTCGTCGTGGTTGCCGGTCGCCGCCAGGATCGCGAGGGTGACGCAGCTGCGGGTCGGCCGGTCCATCTCCTCCGAGGCCCAGAGCTCGCCCCAGGCGTAGCGGGTGATGAAATCCTGGAAGGGAGCGGTGAACTCCGTGGTCCGCTCGTTGGCCCGGTCGACGTGGGCGTCGCCGAGCACCTGCCTGCGAACGGCCGTTCCGGTCCCGGTCCGGTCCGGGGCGGCCCGCTCACCGGCGGCCCGATCGGCACCGACGGACATGCGCTGCTCCTCCCCCGCGAAGTGCTCGACCAGCAGGCGATCGACCTGCTCGGCCCGCTCCACATTGGCCAGGTGCGCGGCGTTTTCCAAGACTTCCAGGCGCGCACCGGCGATGCCACCGGCGATGCGTTCGGCGTGCTCGGGCGGCGTCGCCGGGTCATCATATCCCGCCACCACGAGCGCGGGAGCGGTGATCTCACCCAGCCGATCGTCCAACCCCATCGTCGCGATGGCCTCGCAGCAGCCCGCGTAGCCCTCGTCGTCGGTGGCCGAGATCATCGCACCGTACTTGGCGAACACGTCCTGCCGGGAAGCCAGCTCGGGCGTGAACCAACGCTCCAGAGCGGACCGAACCATCGCCGAGGTGCCGTTGGCCCGCACGAACTCGGCGCGCTCCCGCCAGTTGGACGCGGGGCCGAGGGCGGCGGAGGTGCACAGCAGGGCGAGCCGGTCGATCCGTTCCGGCGCGTTGCTCGCCAGCCACATGCCGGTCATCCCCCCGAGGGAGACACCGGCGAAGTGCACCCGCCCGATCTCGAGGTGGTCCAGCAGGTCGAGCACGTCACGCCCCAGCAGCTCCAGGTCGTAGGGCCCGGACGTGGCCGGGGTCCTGCCGTGACCGCGCTGGTCGTAGCGCAGCACCCGGAACCGCGCGGACAGGGCCGGCAGCTGCGCGTCCCACATCGTCCGGTCCGTGCCCAGCGAGTTGGACAGCACCAACACCGGGGCCTGCGGCGGACCGGTCAGTTCATAGTCCGGAATCACCGGTACTCGTCTCCTTCCAACTCGTGTACCTCTCCAGCGCACGGTCGACGAACTCGGCGGCCGAACCCAGATAGCCCTCCGGGTCGGTCACCTCCAGCACGGCTTGCTCGGACAGCACCGAACGCACCGTCGGGTCGTCGAGCAGCTCCGCACGCAGCCCGCCCTCGCCGTCCCCGATCCCGCTCACCAGCCCGGTGACCAGTTCCTTGGCCCTCCGTGCACCGAGTTCCGGCGCCAGGACCGCGGAGACGCGCTCGGCGAGCAGCGCCCCTCCGGTGACGTCCAGGTTGGTGCGCATGGCCGTGGTGTTCACCCGCAGGTCGGCCAGCATCTCCCTGGTCAGCGAAGCGGCGGTGCCGGTGAGCCGCAGCAGCTCCGTGAAGGGTTCCCACTCGGCCTGCCAGTCCCCCGCTCCCCGCTCGTGCTCCTGGGGCATGGCCGAGAGCAAGGTGGCGACCAGGCCGGGAACCCGGCGCGCAGCGGCCGTCACGCGGACGGCCCGGACCGGGTTCCGCTTGTGCGGCATCGCCGAGGAACCGCCGGAGCTGCCTTCGGCGAGCTCACCCAGCTCGGTCTGGGCGCCCAGCTTGACGTCCAGGGCGATCTTGCCGAGCGTTCCGGCCACGGTCCCCAGGGCGGAGGCCAGCTCGCCCGTTCTCGTGCGCTCGGTGTGCCAAGGGAGCACCGGCTCGGCCAGCCCGAGCCGCTCGGCCAGCGCGGCAGCGACCGACACCCCGCTCGTGCCCAACGTGGCCAGCGTTCCCACCGGGCCTCCGAACTGGACGGCCAGCCGCTCCCGCCGCAACCGCGCCACCGGCTCGGTCGCGTCGACCACCCCGCCGAGCCACCCCGCGGCCTTGCGCCCGAAGGTGGTCGGCAGCGCCTGCTGCAGCAGGCTCCGGCCGGTCATCACGGTGTCCCGGTGCTGCCGTGCGAGTCGCGCGCACTCGTCTGCCACACCGCGCAGCTCCTCCAGCAGCCGGTCCAGGGCCGTGCGGGCCACCAGCATGGCGGCGGTGTCCACGACGTCCTGGCTCGTGGCGCCCCGGTGCACCCAGCCGGAGACCTCCTGCGGAACCCGTTCGGTCAGATCATTGACCAGCGGGATGACCGGTGTGGCCGAGGAAGCCGCGCGCTCGGCGATCGAGTCGACGTCGAAGCCGTCCGCCGCGCACTCCCGGGCGATCCGCTCGGCGACTCCCGGGTCGAGCACTCCGACGTCGGCCTGCGCGCGGACCAGCGCGGCCTCGAACTCGAGCATGGCGGCCAGCCACGCGCGGCGGTCGGTGCACGCGGCGAATCGTTCGCTGACGAACGTGGGGGTGAACAAACCGCTCCCGTCCTCACTGGTGTTCGCTGTTCGGGTCGGCGCGGGTCCGTCGGAGCGGAGTCCGCCGCTGCCCGCGAACGGACGGACCGCTCGCGGGCAGCGACCGATCCGGCCGGAGAGCACCGGTCAGACCGCGAAGAAGACGGTCTCGTCGGCGCCCTGCAACCTGATGTCGAAGCGGAACCCCCCGTCCTCGGCAACCGCGATCAGGGTGTCGCGCCGTTGCTGGTCCACGGTGGACAGGACGGGGTCGGTGGCGTTGGCCTCCTCGTCCGGGAAGTAGATCCGGGTCACCACCCGGTCGAGCATGCCCCGGGCCAGCACGGTCACGTCGATGTGCGGGGCCTCCCACTCCCCCTCCGGGGTGGGAAGCGCACCCGGCCGGACCGTGCGGAACCAGAACTGCCCGTCCGAGTCGGTGGGGCACCGCCCGAAACCGCGTATGGAGGCGCTCGGTCCTCGCGGATCGTCCGGGTGGTCGAACCGGCCGTGCTCGT
The sequence above is a segment of the Actinopolyspora saharensis genome. Coding sequences within it:
- a CDS encoding non-oxidative hydroxyarylic acid decarboxylases subunit C, with the protein product MPYDDLRSYLDALDQQGQLLHVEEQVDPEPDLGAAANAANRLGEQAPALYFDNVTGFEHPRIALNAHGSWANHAIAFDLPPNTSTRGQVEEFIRRWENFPAPVERRDDPPWAENSVSSSDVNLFDVLPLFRLNDGDGGFYLDKAAVVSRDPDDPENFDKQNVGTYRMEVKGTNRLGLQPVPMHDIALHLNAAEQRGEDLPVAVTLGNEPVISVVAGTPLGYEQSEYEMAGALRGSPEPITKAPLTGLDVPWGSEVVLEGVIEGRQREIEGPFGEFTGHYSGGRSMTVLRVDRISYRTSPVFESLYLGMPWTEVDYLIGPATCVPLYQQLRADFPEVQAVNAMYTHGLLAIVSTRKRYGGFARSVGLRTMTTPHGLGYCKMVIVVDEDVDPFNLPQVMWALSTKVNAASDLVNLPNMSVLELDPGSQPPGVTNKLVIDATTPVAPDDRGRYGQPVTDLPETGAWIDKLSSMIAERANENR
- a CDS encoding Tex family protein, whose amino-acid sequence is MGENALATRASRSVERLNRNVTTSIHQRIAEELGARAEQVAAAVQLLDDGATVPFVARYRKEVTGALDDTQLRTLEQRLRYLRELEQRRTTILEEIRKQGKLDDELHARISAADSKARLEDLYLPFKPKRRTKAQVAREAGLEPLADALLTDPQQDPQTVAADYVDSENGIADANAALTGARSILVERFAEDGDLIGELRERAWGRGLLSSKVREGAENSGAKFADYFDFAEPLRTLPSHRVLALFRGEKEEILELSLDPDPEHEPAQGPGDYEAAIAARFGISDAGRPADAWLRETVRWAWRTRIMVHIDLDLRGRLRQQAEDEAVRIFAGNLRDLLLAAPAGPRPTIGLDPGYRTGVKVAVVDGTGKLVETATIHPHEPQRRWDEAVTTLQRLVDQHQARLIAVGNGTASRETDELAAQVVASRENTTKVSVSESGASVYSASAYASRELPEVDVSLRGAASIARRLQDPLAELVKIEPKSIGVGQYQHDVSESKLSQSLDAVVEDCVNAVGVDVNTASAPLLTRVSGINAGLAENIVGHREAHGPFSSRQGLKQVSRLGPKAFEQCAGFLRITNGDDPLDSSSVHPESYPVVHRIVDSTGGSLTEIIGNTRLLRGLRPADFADDSFGLPTVTDIISELEKPGRDPRPEFRTARFAEGVHSLNDLKPGMVLEGAVTNVAAFGAFVDVGVHQDGLVHVSAMSKSFVEDPREVAKPGDVVRVKVREVDVERKRISLTMRLEDEVAAGGGDNGASSDGDSASGRGSRPRRENGNGAGGGTGKNGRSGKGGKQGKQRDGKPAGGRQGALADALRRAGYDAGS
- a CDS encoding non-oxidative hydroxyarylic acid decarboxylases subunit D, which produces MCPRCADENISELATSPVPGAWKVLRCDLCLYTWRTSEPARRSTRQAYPERFRMSRADIDNAPQVPAIPELRADAKGVTS
- a CDS encoding transketolase, which produces MEFRHELAQQLRVDSIRSSAAAGSGHPTSSMSAADLMAALLDGHLRLDFAHPDNPENDHLIFSKGHASPLLYACFKAAGAIEDAEMMTFREFGSRMEGHPTPVLPWVDVATGSLGQGLPIGVGLGMTISALDNLDNRVWVLCGDSEMAEGSIWEAFEHAAHYRLDNVTALIDVNRLGQTGETMHGWELSAYSARARAIGWHAIEVDGHDPSAIEEAFNEAESTTGRPTAIVARTLKGKGVSEVEDRTGKHGKPLEDSEAAISELGGYRDLDVKVSAPEGGKRPRRFDSAAAELPSYELGSSVATRKAYGQGLRALGTRRGDVVAMDGEVSNSTHSEQFREGHPERYFEMYIAEQQMLATAVGMQVRGWTPFSSTFAAFLTRAYDFIRMAAVSRADLCLMGSHAGVAIGEDGPSQMALEDLAAMRAVHGSTVLYPCDGNQAAQLLEPMADRSGICYMRTSRGASPVIYGPEEQFPVGGSKTVRDGDHVTLVGAGVTLHEALAAADRLAEEGIRARVVDLYSIKPIDSETLRSAANQTAGLITVEDHWPEGGLGDAVLAALADTGTTAPVRKLAVSVMPGSGKPAELLGQAGIDATAIAEAARGLVR